A part of Uloborus diversus isolate 005 chromosome 6, Udiv.v.3.1, whole genome shotgun sequence genomic DNA contains:
- the LOC129224522 gene encoding uncharacterized protein LOC129224522 encodes MAVPDVPAEILEHIFTFLDGHSFCNVKFVCKNWYAVGKAMQTKNWLWKHFCCKEIPPILLEELISFKVVPLTESIIDWMAVYKKWWSGKMIKLPSKSPKSWQAFYYDPITVIKSSGSYVLTGHNSGVMCVWNIHNGDLLHRVQYHLKRITDMALVDLLNLGSYGLESLSWAHHHIITTSNDFLIQVRSLLEPLSCTSCTVLNYHSDIVTSIRVFGDKFAVCSRDNTITLYEMKVEKPFRLKVSLITAIIGPADILLTLGFWHDQVKCITHSGRLKTFSSSTEIWSEKKYLKTSFCENGSENIVSVSMAFMFHNEIIMLLTADGKLVISVDEHCKHYNLMRNLKTVLVTLLLQGTTLALGGENGKLFLFHVPDYTSLKELDLSKPDAAIYLSEASIISIDISYKLNSLLITAATTESIYTIEWNRDSNFHKEVKMRSLSHFLKSS; translated from the exons ATGGCTGTTCCCGACGTTCCTGCTGAGATATTGGAGCATATTTTTACATTCCTAGATGGACATTCTTTTTGCAAtgttaaatttgtttgtaaaaattggTATGCAGTTGGTAAAGCAATGCAGACGAAAAACTGGCTATGGAAGCATTTTTGCTGCAAGGAAATTCCTCCTATTCTCCTGGAAGAACTAATCTCATTTAAAGTTGTTCCATTGACAGAATCTATTATTGATTGGATGGCTGTGTATAAAAAGTGGTGGTCTGGAAAAATGATTAAACTTCCATCTAAGTCTCCAAAATCTTGGCAAGCATTTTATTACGATCCTATAACTGTGATAAAGTCTTCtg gttcatATGTGTTAACTGGCCATAACAGTGGTGTAATGTGTGTTTGGAATATTCATAATGGAGATTTGCTTCACAGAGTTCAGTATCATTTAAAACGAATTACTGACATGGCGTTAGTAGATTTGTTGAACCTGG GTTCTTATGGCCTGGAATCTCTGTCATGGGCTCATCATCATATCATTACAACTTCTAATGATTTTTTGATTCAAGTAAGGTCATTATTAGAACCATTGTCATGTACATCATGTACGGTGTTAAACTACCACAGTGATATAGTAACTAGCATAAG GGTTTTTGGTGACAAGTTTGCTGTTTGTTCTCGTGATAACACCATTACCTTGTATGAGATGAAAGTAGAAAAGCCATTCCGTTTGAAAGTATCGCTCATTACTGCAATCATTGGTCCTGCTGACATTCTGTTGACTTTAGGATTTTGGCATGATCAA GTTAAATGCATTACACATAGTGGAAGACTGAAGACGTTTTCTTCAAGCACGGAAATATGgagtgaaaagaaatatttaaaaacgtCTTTCTGTGAAAATGGCTCTGAGAACATTGTTTCAGTTTCTATGGCGTTTATGTTCCATAATGAAATTATCATGCTTTTGACAG CTGATGGTAAATTAGTCATATCTGTTGATGAGCATTGCAAACATTACAACTTGATGAGAAATTTGAAAACAGTTCTTGTAACTTTATTACTCCAAGGTACAACTCTTGCTCTTGGTGGAGAAAATggaaaactttttctgtttcatGTTCCTGATTATACGTCTTTAAAAGAACTAGATCTTTCCAAACCAGATGCTGCAATATATTTGAGTGAAGCTTCAATTATATCAATTGATATAAGTTATAAATTAAACTCACTTTTAATAACTGCAGCAACTACCGAAAGTATATATACCATTGAATGGAATAGAGATTCTAATTTTCATAAAGAAGTTAAAATGCGGTCTttgagtcattttttaaaatcttcatga